The sequence below is a genomic window from Rhodococcus sp. 4CII.
ACGAAGAGATTTTCGCCGCGCATGTCGGCGGGAAGCTGTCCGTCGAGTTGACCACTCCGCTGGACAATCAACGCGATCTGTCGATCGCGTACACCCCCGGTGTCGCGCAGGTCTCCCGCGCCATCGCGGCCGACGAGACCCTCGCCGACCGGTACACCTGGACCAACCGCCTCGTGGTCGTCGTCTCCGACGGCTCCGCGGTCCTCGGTCTCGGCGACATCGGCCCCCGCGCCTCGCTTCCGGTGATGGAGGGCAAGTCCGCGCTGTTCAAGAACTTCGCCGGCCTGAACTCGATCCCCCTGGTCCTGGACACGAAGGACCCCGACGAGATCGTCGAGACCCTGATCCGGCTGCGCCCGAGCTTCGGGGCGGTCAATTTGGAGGACATCTCCGCCCCGCGCTGCTTCGAGATCGAACAACGGGTCATCGAGGCGCTGGACTGCCCGGTCATGCACGACGACCAGCACGGCACCGCCATCGTCGTCCTCGCCGCGCTCAAGGGTGCGGTCAAGGTCCAGGACCGGGACCTGTCCTCGCTGCGGGTGGTGATCTCCGGGGCCGGTGCCGCCGGCGTGGCGTGTGCGAACATCCTGCTCGCCGCCGGCATCGCCGACGTGACGGTCCTCGATTCGAAGGGCATCGTCTCCGCCGACCGCCAGGATCTGAACGCGGTGAAGGTGGATTTGGCGGCCCGCACCAACCCGGCCGCACGCCGCGGCGGCATCGTCGAGGCCCTGGACGGTGCGGACGTGTTCCTCGGGGTGTCCGCGGGCACGGTGCCGGAGGAGCTGATCGCGACCATGGCGGAGAACTCCATCGTGTTCGCGCTGTCGAACCCGGACCCGGAGATCCACCCCGACGTCGCCCGCAAGCATGCGGCGATCGTCGCCACCGGGCGCAGCGATTTCCCGAACCAGATCAACAACGTGCTCGCCTTCCCCGGTGTGTTCCGCGGCGCCTTGGACGCCGGTGCCCGCCGGATCACCGAGGGCATGAAACTTGCCGCCGCCGAGGCCATCCTCTCGGTCGTCGGTGACGAGCTGGCTGTGGACAAGATCGTTCCCAGCCCGCTCGATCCTCGCGTGGCCCCCGCTGTCGCGGAGGCAGTCGCCGCCGCTGCTCGTGCAGAAGGCGTCACCGGCTAGCGAAACCGTCCGAGGCTCGATTTCAGAAGTGCGCGCAGGGGCGGCACGCACCCGAATACACTGGTCGAGGTGACCCGCGAGGATCCTGATCGGCTCTCCGACGATGATGCGCACATCCTCGGGCTCGAATCGGCGGTGATCACCGGCCACACGCTCAAGCTGGTGGTACTCGAGCCGGACGCCGACCCTCTCGACCTCGAGGCCCTGCGGACTGCGGTGGCGGAGCGCCTTCCGAACGAGCCGCGTGCGACGCAGCGGATCGATATGTCGGGACCGGAGCCGCGCTGGACCGAAGCGACCACGTTCGACGTCACCGACCACGTCCGGCGTTCGGAAGGCTCCGGCTGTGCGTCGCGGGACGATCTGTGGCGGGCCGTCGGCACGTTGATGTCCGAGCACCTCGACCACGAGCGCCCGCTGTGGGCGTTCGATCTGATCGGCCCGCTCGGCGACGGACGCGAAGCAATCGCGGTGCGGATCCATCACGCGATGGCCGACGGGATCAGCGCGGTGCGTTTCCTCGACGACGTGCTGTGGGATCGGCACCTCGAACCGCCCCGGCGAGGACCTCGTCCGGGCCTTCGAACCGATTCGGCGCAGCGTTCGCGGGTCGACGAGGCGTTGCGGATGCCCGCCGCGGTGCGTCGTGAGCTGGGCCATCGCGGCTCGCGCTCGCCGTTCGACCGTCCGATCGGTGCCGCCCGCGAGCTGGCCTTCATCGCCGTCCCGCTGCCGGAGTTGAAGGCGATCGGCGCCTCACGTCCCACCCGCGCGACGGTCAACGACGTGCTCCTCGCGATCGTTGCAGGTGGCCTGCGCAGTTGGCTCGGCAGCGAAGACGCGGCGCTGCCGCGCCTCCGTGCCCAGGTGCCCGTCAGCCTGCACCACCGCGACGAGGGAGCGGGTGAACTCGGAAACCGCGATTCCTTCCTCAACGTCGACCTGCCGCTCGCCGAGGCGGATCCGCTCAACCGGCTCGACCGGATCAACGCCGAGACCAGCAAGCGCAAACTCCTCGACGACGCCGACGAGCTGTTCGACCTCTTTCATGCTCTCGGACGCGTGAAGCGCATCGGGGAAGCCGCGAAGCGACTTGCCGGAAGTGCGCGTGAGTTCAGCTTGTCGATCTCGAACGTCCCCGGCCCGCCCGCGCCGGTCAGCGTGTCCGGACGCAGAGTCGAGCGCCTCTTCTCCTCCTCGGAGCCCGCCGCTCACCACGCGCTCCGCATCTCGGCGATCTCCTGCGCGGGAATCGTCGGCATCGGGCTCTGCACTGATCCCGAGGCGCTCCCCGACGTCGCCGTGTTGGCGGAGGCACTGGAAAATTCTTACGCCGAGCTTCGGGGCGCCGCGCTCACCTGATGCGGCGTCCCGATCAGGGTCGTACCTGTGTCGCCAGATGCGGATGGTGCCGTCCCTGCAGGTTGCCTATTCGCTGCGACGGACGGTGGTGGTGCCGTGACGGGTCTCCGCGGAGTCCCTCCCACTCGGGGAAAGTGACCGGCCGGCGACTCGTGAGGTGCCTGGTGTTGCTGGTCAGATCGATCAGGCACCGGGCGGCGGCCTGCACGGAGAGGTGGTGCCGTCGTGCCACGTCCAGGAGTTCGTCGAACGCCTGGGCGTCGCTGTAGCCGCGGCTGGTGATGAGCACGGCCTTCGCGGAGGTCAGGAGTTCACGGTCCGAGGGCCCGCGGCGTCGGTCCAGGAAGCTGCGGGCCCGCCGCGACGGGCTCGGGGTCTCGTTTTTCGGGCTCGGGGTCTCGCTTTTCGCCATTGCGCATCATCCTTTGTTTACGAGATTCCCCCGGGGGGCGATCTCGTAAACGTGGCCGGGAGCGTGCTCGTCCGATCAGACCATCCGGCGGTTGTCGGCGTTTTGGAGTCCAAGGATGACTTCGGCATCGCTCTCGAAGCCGGCTTCGGACATCACGCCGCGGGCGGAGATGATGTTCAGATCCCGGACGAGTTTGGACAGGATGTTGTCTTCATGGTGGCCTCGAGGTCGGTGGACCCGATGACCGATCTCGCGCAGCGTGATGATGGACGCATCGCTGAGCCGCACCGAGCGGGCGGCGCTGGCCATCGGCCGGCTCGCGGAGCAGGCCGTGTGGTGGCGGTCGGCCGCCGCAAGGGAAAGTCCCGCAGGTCGTCGATGTGTGTGTCAAATGTTGGAGCCACTGGAGACCGCAAACGCCAGGGGTATCTCAGGGCTGGGCGACGACGGTGTTTCCCTTGTCGTCGGTGCAGTTGATCGTGTAGCCGGTCTGCGCGGATTCCGGATCTCCCGTGAGGCGGCATTCCCATCCGTCGAAGCTGTACACGGGCTGGCTCTTGTCGGGGGCGGCGAAGTACTTCGTGAGGATCGCGTGCGCCTCGTCGCAGCGGAGTGTTCCCTTCACGACGACCACGGTCGCCGGCTTTCCCGTCGCCGGATACACAACGGGACCACACTGATTCGATCCGCCCGCCTGCTGGGGGAGCGAGGCGACGGTGGGCGCGATCGGCGCCGGGCCCTCGCTGGGAATGCTCACAGGTATCGGGGTGTAGTCGAACGTGTAGCCGTTGGTCGAGATGGTGAAGCCGTCATCCGTTGCGTCGTCTCTGCACGAGACTCCCGAGAACTGCACATTGCAACTGAATCCGTCGGACGCCAGGGTGGCGTCGTAGGGGAGGACGTTGGGGTTGCCGGGAAAGAGTGCCTCGTTCGAGTTCTGGAAGCCCGGCTCCTTCCCGGACTCGACCGCGATGATGTTCGCCTCGGCCGGCGGGCCGCCGTCCGGCGAGGGGATCGGCGGAACCCCCGGAACTTCCAATGGCCCGGCGGTGGGGTGCGAGGCGCAGCCGGCCATCTTCTTCGGGGGGATGATCGCGCACAACCACTTTCCCGACGGGGTGACGAAGCCGTAGGCTGCACTCTCCGAGTCGCCGGACGCGTACTGTTTCGCGTCGACGCCGTTGACCACAGCTTCCGTCGCCGGTGCCTCGGCCGGGACGGTGGGTGAGACCGACCCGGTGCCGTCGGTCGGCGACGCATTGTGGGTGCAGGCCGCGAGCCACAGGGTCGTGGCACCCGCGATCGCTGCCAGCGCCACTGCGGGCCGAAGTCGGATCCTGGTCATGCGTCGCACCCCTCTCTGTCCGGTCCGCCGGACCGATCGGATGAGATGTTCCCACGAATACCCGCGTGCCGTGCCGCATCGATCCAAGGAGTCGGCTGTACGACAGCGCCCGGCGACGGCCGGTTTCCCTCGATCACATGCCGCGGCTGCCTCCCGGGGCGGTGCTAGAATCTGTGCATCGTCGCAGGTCCAGCGGTTGACGCCCCACGTCTCCCCGTCGGAGTCGCCCGCCCGAGGAGGCCACCCCATGGCTGAGTCATCGGTACTACCCGCAGATCTCGGCGCCGGCCCGGATCTCGAGCGGATAATCCTCGAGCACGCGTATCGCGGAGTGCACCTGCAAATCGTGCTCCGCGGCGTGCTCGCGCTCTTCATCGCGTTGACACTTCTGTTCGTCCCGCCCATGCACGATGCGGGCGTGTGCCTGGCGATCCTGATCTGCTACGCGCTCTGGGCCGGCGGGCTCGCGCTGTGGACGCGACGAGGCGGGCCGGGGCCGGTGAACGCGATCTGGCTCGCTTTGTTCGTCGACCTCGCGGTGATCGGTTGTCTCACACTGCTGACCGGTATTGCGGCACAACAGAGTTGGACCGCAGATATACTCAGCAACGGATTGTTCGTGATCCCGCTCCTCGCCTGCACACAGCTACGGCCGGGTGTCTGTGCTTCCGTGGTGGCGCCCACGGTCCTGGTGTTCCTTGCCGCGAGTTGGGCCACGATGGCCTCGAACGAAGAACCCTGGTCGTCCATACTCCTCAGCACGATGGCACTCGCGGTTCTCTGTGCGGGCGCGGTCATGCTCAGCAGAATTCAACGATCCAGGGTGCTGACCATCGGTCACCTCGTCCGCGACCGCACCGCCCTGCTCGCCGAGTTGATGGGTCTCGAACAGCGTGAACGCCGTGCATTGTCCGAGCAACTTCACGACGGGGCCCTTCAATACGTCCTGGCCGCGAAGATGGATCTCGATGATCTCACCGGCAGCGCCGATCCGGAAGCGGTCGATCGCATCACTCACGCACTCGGTGAATCCGCAACCCTGCTCAGGGCCACCGTCTCCGAACTGCATCCCACCGTGCTCGATCATGTCGGTCTCGCCCGTGCACTCGGCGACCTCACTCGATCTGCCCAGGCGCGTGGCGGTTTCGACGTCGAACTGCTCACTTCGGACTGGGTCGACGACCTGCGCACCTCGGCCGATGACGTGCTGTTCAGCGCGGCACGCGAGTTGCTCGGCAATGTGGTCAAACACGCTCAGGCCAACACCGTGCGGGTCGAGCTGACGCGGTCGGGGGAGCATGCGATCCTCGATATCGCCGACGACGGATGCGGCATCTCCCGTGAGGCAATCGATCGAAGTCTCAGCGGAGGCCACATCGGACTGACCTCGCACGAACTCAGGGTCGTCGCGGCCGGAGGCAGCTTTTCGGTGCACCCCGGACCTCGATCCGGGACGGTTGCCCACATCGAAATGCCGTTCGAGACCGCGGCAGCACCCGATTCACTCACGACCGCGGCGCTGTAGCGGTGCCGGGGCGCAGATCGTAGGACAGGCGACCCGTGCGTCGAGCGTAGACTTGCGGCGTTCGGTCGATGCGCCCGCAGGCCAGGGAGTTCCGTGAGCCGGGGATGAACTCCCTGGCACCGCCGCCGATGTGTCCGGCCCGATGCCGCATTCGAATGTCGACGAGATCGGGAGGGTACGTTCGTGATGCGAACCGATGGAGACACCTGGGATATCGTCAGCAGCGTCGGCCTCACCGCACTGGGAGTGGCGACGTTCCGCGCGCTGGAGAGCGCCCGCCCCGATGCGTTGATCCGGGACGATTTCGCGCCGTGGTTCGTCGAGGCGGCGGGTGAACCGCATTTCACCGGCCTGCTGGCCGATCCGTCGTCGCTGGGTGACACGCCCTTCTCGGGTTTCATGGGCATGCGGACGCGGTTCTTCGACGAGTTCTTCACGTCGGCGGGGGTGTCGCAGGCGGTGATCCTGGCCGCCGGCCTGGACGCGCGGGCCTACCGACTGGATTGGGCGGCGAACACGACGGTCTTTGAGGTCGACCAGCCGAAGGTGCTCGAGTT
It includes:
- a CDS encoding NADP-dependent malic enzyme, with product MAVVSEPTAPQKVELTDEEIFAAHVGGKLSVELTTPLDNQRDLSIAYTPGVAQVSRAIAADETLADRYTWTNRLVVVVSDGSAVLGLGDIGPRASLPVMEGKSALFKNFAGLNSIPLVLDTKDPDEIVETLIRLRPSFGAVNLEDISAPRCFEIEQRVIEALDCPVMHDDQHGTAIVVLAALKGAVKVQDRDLSSLRVVISGAGAAGVACANILLAAGIADVTVLDSKGIVSADRQDLNAVKVDLAARTNPAARRGGIVEALDGADVFLGVSAGTVPEELIATMAENSIVFALSNPDPEIHPDVARKHAAIVATGRSDFPNQINNVLAFPGVFRGALDAGARRITEGMKLAAAEAILSVVGDELAVDKIVPSPLDPRVAPAVAEAVAAAARAEGVTG
- a CDS encoding wax ester/triacylglycerol synthase domain-containing protein yields the protein MTREDPDRLSDDDAHILGLESAVITGHTLKLVVLEPDADPLDLEALRTAVAERLPNEPRATQRIDMSGPEPRWTEATTFDVTDHVRRSEGSGCASRDDLWRAVGTLMSEHLDHERPLWAFDLIGPLGDGREAIAVRIHHAMADGISAVRFLDDVLWDRHLEPPRRGPRPGLRTDSAQRSRVDEALRMPAAVRRELGHRGSRSPFDRPIGAARELAFIAVPLPELKAIGASRPTRATVNDVLLAIVAGGLRSWLGSEDAALPRLRAQVPVSLHHRDEGAGELGNRDSFLNVDLPLAEADPLNRLDRINAETSKRKLLDDADELFDLFHALGRVKRIGEAAKRLAGSAREFSLSISNVPGPPAPVSVSGRRVERLFSSSEPAAHHALRISAISCAGIVGIGLCTDPEALPDVAVLAEALENSYAELRGAALT
- a CDS encoding ANTAR domain-containing protein, producing MAKSETPSPKNETPSPSRRARSFLDRRRGPSDRELLTSAKAVLITSRGYSDAQAFDELLDVARRHHLSVQAAARCLIDLTSNTRHLTSRRPVTFPEWEGLRGDPSRHHHRPSQRIGNLQGRHHPHLATQVRP
- a CDS encoding sensor histidine kinase; translated protein: MAESSVLPADLGAGPDLERIILEHAYRGVHLQIVLRGVLALFIALTLLFVPPMHDAGVCLAILICYALWAGGLALWTRRGGPGPVNAIWLALFVDLAVIGCLTLLTGIAAQQSWTADILSNGLFVIPLLACTQLRPGVCASVVAPTVLVFLAASWATMASNEEPWSSILLSTMALAVLCAGAVMLSRIQRSRVLTIGHLVRDRTALLAELMGLEQRERRALSEQLHDGALQYVLAAKMDLDDLTGSADPEAVDRITHALGESATLLRATVSELHPTVLDHVGLARALGDLTRSAQARGGFDVELLTSDWVDDLRTSADDVLFSAARELLGNVVKHAQANTVRVELTRSGEHAILDIADDGCGISREAIDRSLSGGHIGLTSHELRVVAAGGSFSVHPGPRSGTVAHIEMPFETAAAPDSLTTAAL